One segment of Methanolinea mesophila DNA contains the following:
- the albA gene encoding DNA-binding protein Alba encodes MLKDNTVFVGNKPVMNYVLAVVTQFNNGAEEVAIKARGKAISRAVDTAEIALNRFLDGVNKKEIFTSTEIIDTESGKTNVSSIEIILANQK; translated from the coding sequence ATGTTAAAGGATAACACAGTGTTCGTAGGGAACAAACCAGTAATGAACTATGTTCTCGCAGTGGTTACACAGTTCAACAACGGAGCCGAAGAAGTGGCCATAAAGGCACGGGGAAAAGCCATTTCCAGGGCGGTGGATACTGCGGAGATCGCCTTGAACCGATTCCTGGACGGGGTGAACAAGAAAGAGATCTTCACCTCCACCGAGATCATCGATACCGAGAGTGGGAAGACCAACGTCTCGAGCATCGAGATAA
- the asd gene encoding aspartate-semialdehyde dehydrogenase, whose translation MIDVGVLGATGAVGQRFVQLLAEHPWFHLKTLTASERSAGKRYRDVVNWRLDCPFPENVGDITVSPTTPEGLSGVDLVFSALPAEIAGEVETKCAKAGIGVCSNASSHRMEPHIPLVITEVNPDHLGLIDVQRDKGTDGFIVTNPNCSTIMLVMSLSPLARFGFSDVKVATMQAISGAGFQGIPAMGIFDNVVPYIGAEEQKMETESLKIMGTLDGDHVRPAPFRVSASCNRVPVIDGHTMAVWADVKEPVEKVKSAFRDYVPPIKDLPTQPDHSLLYLDENDRPQPRLDRMRGNGMTVSVGRLREGLRYVAMGHNTIRGAAGASVLNAELIYSKKYL comes from the coding sequence ATGATCGACGTTGGAGTGCTTGGTGCTACGGGAGCGGTAGGACAACGGTTTGTCCAGCTCCTGGCTGAGCATCCCTGGTTCCATTTGAAGACGCTCACTGCTTCGGAGAGGAGTGCAGGGAAACGGTACCGTGATGTCGTAAACTGGCGGCTCGACTGCCCCTTCCCGGAGAATGTCGGTGACATCACGGTAAGTCCCACTACGCCCGAAGGGCTCTCCGGGGTGGACCTCGTCTTCTCCGCCCTGCCCGCTGAAATTGCGGGAGAGGTGGAGACAAAATGTGCAAAGGCGGGGATCGGGGTCTGCAGTAATGCGAGCTCGCACCGGATGGAACCCCACATCCCGCTGGTGATCACCGAGGTCAACCCGGACCACCTGGGGCTTATCGACGTGCAGAGGGACAAAGGGACCGACGGGTTCATCGTGACCAACCCGAACTGCTCCACCATCATGCTGGTGATGTCGCTCTCTCCGCTCGCCCGGTTCGGGTTCTCGGATGTCAAGGTGGCGACGATGCAGGCCATCTCGGGGGCCGGGTTCCAGGGGATCCCGGCGATGGGGATATTCGACAATGTCGTCCCCTACATCGGTGCCGAAGAGCAGAAGATGGAGACCGAATCATTGAAGATCATGGGAACCCTCGACGGGGACCACGTCAGACCGGCACCGTTCAGGGTGAGTGCGAGCTGCAACCGGGTCCCGGTGATCGACGGGCACACCATGGCGGTGTGGGCGGATGTAAAGGAGCCCGTGGAAAAGGTAAAATCCGCATTCAGGGACTATGTCCCCCCGATCAAGGATCTGCCCACCCAGCCTGATCACTCGCTGCTCTACCTGGACGAGAACGACCGGCCCCAGCCCCGGCTTGACCGCATGCGGGGCAACGGAATGACCGTTTCCGTGGGAAGGCTCCGGGAAGGTCTCCGATACGTCGCAATGGGGCATAATACCATTCGCGGGGCGGCCGGCGCCTCCGTACTGAACGCGGAACTGATCTACAGCAAGAAATACCTCTAA
- a CDS encoding indolepyruvate ferredoxin oxidoreductase subunit alpha yields the protein MTAKVNEEKCTGCETCVDECPAAAITIEKEKAKIDKDLCVDCGNCVDVCPSEAITLE from the coding sequence ATGACTGCAAAGGTTAACGAAGAGAAATGTACCGGATGCGAGACCTGCGTCGACGAGTGCCCTGCGGCCGCGATCACCATCGAGAAGGAGAAAGCCAAGATCGATAAGGATCTCTGTGTGGATTGTGGAAATTGTGTCGACGTATGCCCCTCCGAGGCAATAACGCTCGAATAA
- the dapB gene encoding 4-hydroxy-tetrahydrodipicolinate reductase, with protein MTKVVVCGALGRMGTTIGRLVNESKDFTLVGGVDVRPGTFFGAEVVESSRMDEFLKSVRPDVVIDFTVAAAAVENVKNAAKNGAALVVGTTGFSDAQRAVMDQAISGKVPAVISSNFSIGVNIFWQLLHEAARMLPEYDVEVLEAHHRYKKDAPSGTAKTILQILDQELGERDKVYGREGMMERGREIGVHVIRGGDIVGDHSVLFSGNFETITLSHRAYDRSVFAQGALKAAKWVAGKPPGIYGMDSVLGLKKH; from the coding sequence ATGACTAAGGTCGTGGTCTGCGGGGCCCTGGGAAGGATGGGCACCACCATCGGGCGCCTGGTCAACGAATCGAAGGACTTCACCCTGGTCGGAGGGGTGGATGTCCGCCCGGGGACCTTCTTCGGCGCGGAAGTGGTGGAATCGTCCCGGATGGACGAGTTCCTCAAATCGGTCCGTCCCGACGTGGTGATCGACTTCACGGTTGCGGCTGCAGCGGTGGAAAATGTGAAGAACGCCGCAAAGAACGGCGCCGCCCTCGTGGTGGGTACGACCGGGTTCTCCGATGCCCAGAGGGCGGTAATGGACCAGGCGATCTCCGGGAAGGTGCCTGCGGTGATCTCGAGCAACTTCTCCATAGGGGTGAATATCTTCTGGCAGTTGCTGCACGAAGCGGCGAGGATGCTGCCCGAGTACGACGTGGAGGTGCTGGAGGCGCACCACCGGTACAAGAAGGACGCCCCGAGCGGCACCGCAAAGACGATTCTCCAGATCCTCGACCAGGAACTCGGCGAGCGCGATAAGGTCTACGGCAGGGAGGGGATGATGGAGCGGGGAAGGGAGATCGGCGTCCATGTCATCCGGGGAGGTGACATCGTGGGTGACCACTCGGTCCTGTTCTCGGGCAACTTCGAGACCATCACCCTCTCCCACCGGGCGTACGACCGGTCGGTGTTCGCCCAGGGCGCCCTTAAAGCGGCGAAGTGGGTGGCCGGAAAACCGCCGGGTATCTACGGGATGGACTCGGTCCTCGGCCTGAAGAAACATTAG
- the dapA gene encoding 4-hydroxy-tetrahydrodipicolinate synthase, with protein sequence MFEGVLPAIVTPFQRNPGMDLDLEGLRSNIEFLVCQGVHGIVPCGSTGESATLSFEEHDQVIAATIDQVNGRVPVLAGTGSNNTEEAVRLTRAARDLGADGVLVISPYYNKPNRSGLIKHYHRLADLDIPVVAYNVPGRTGQNLLPDLVAELAEHPNIVGIKEASGDIGQVSRIIEETLDLDFQVISGDDNLTLPILSLGGGGVISVAANVQPARMVAMFDYFLEGDLEMALDLHYELSPLFRSMFIDTNPIPVKKAVELLGMAGGPVRLPLDELDAKKTEQLREVLCQYD encoded by the coding sequence ATGTTCGAGGGAGTTCTTCCTGCCATCGTCACTCCTTTTCAGAGAAATCCCGGCATGGACCTTGACCTTGAGGGTCTTCGTTCCAACATCGAGTTTCTGGTCTGCCAGGGAGTGCACGGGATCGTGCCCTGCGGGTCGACCGGAGAGTCGGCCACTCTTTCCTTCGAGGAGCATGATCAGGTAATTGCTGCGACTATCGACCAGGTAAACGGAAGGGTGCCTGTCCTCGCCGGAACCGGGTCCAACAACACCGAGGAGGCGGTCCGGCTCACCCGGGCGGCGAGGGACCTCGGGGCCGACGGGGTGCTGGTGATAAGCCCGTACTACAACAAGCCGAACCGGAGCGGGCTGATCAAGCACTATCACCGGCTCGCGGACCTGGACATCCCGGTGGTTGCCTACAACGTCCCGGGAAGGACGGGCCAGAACCTCCTCCCCGACCTGGTGGCCGAACTCGCGGAGCACCCCAACATCGTGGGGATCAAGGAGGCGAGCGGCGACATCGGCCAGGTATCCCGGATCATCGAGGAGACCCTCGACCTGGACTTCCAGGTCATCTCGGGGGACGACAACCTCACCCTCCCCATCCTCTCGCTCGGTGGCGGCGGCGTCATATCGGTGGCCGCCAACGTCCAGCCGGCGAGAATGGTCGCCATGTTCGACTACTTCCTCGAGGGTGACCTGGAGATGGCCCTCGACCTGCACTACGAGCTCTCGCCCCTGTTCCGGTCGATGTTCATCGACACGAACCCTATCCCGGTGAAGAAAGCGGTCGAACTCCTGGGGATGGCCGGGGGCCCGGTCAGGCTCCCCCTCGACGAGCTCGACGCGAAGAAGACGGAACAACTCAGGGAGGTGCTCTGCCAGTATGACTAA
- a CDS encoding 30S ribosomal protein S17e produces the protein MGIKPTYIKAVGTDLLSTYGNKFTNNFDDNKLMVSEVTTIESKRVRNRVAGYITRKINTGRHS, from the coding sequence ATGGGAATTAAGCCGACCTATATCAAAGCGGTAGGAACAGACCTGCTTTCCACCTACGGAAACAAATTTACCAACAATTTCGACGACAACAAGCTGATGGTGAGCGAAGTCACCACCATTGAGAGCAAAAGAGTAAGAAACCGGGTTGCGGGATATATCACAAGAAAGATAAATACTGGAAGACACTCATAA
- a CDS encoding thiamine-phosphate synthase family protein produces the protein MVVVQMGSEEREEVISALKAAVELLEQRMAPALVPEVGSNIAYAVKGAKEPGDVAAVEGRIVKKRGAVHAVGPVEFGASDHVARIVLTAMKFDPDIRSAANIRYSPENIALLEELFFEICSFDRAHEPPGIRTMDWGVASCCKTGVPDVIFDRGAVGKEPMIRILGENPIEVANNIIKLSGRII, from the coding sequence ATGGTGGTTGTGCAGATGGGATCGGAGGAGCGGGAAGAAGTGATCTCCGCCCTGAAGGCGGCGGTTGAGCTGCTGGAACAGCGGATGGCCCCGGCGCTCGTCCCCGAGGTGGGCTCAAACATCGCGTACGCGGTGAAAGGCGCGAAAGAGCCCGGGGATGTGGCGGCAGTCGAGGGGAGGATCGTGAAGAAGCGGGGAGCGGTCCACGCGGTCGGGCCCGTGGAGTTCGGGGCGAGCGATCACGTGGCGAGGATCGTGCTGACCGCGATGAAGTTCGACCCCGATATCCGGAGTGCCGCAAACATCCGGTATTCCCCGGAGAATATCGCGTTGCTCGAGGAACTGTTCTTCGAGATCTGTTCGTTCGACAGGGCGCATGAACCCCCCGGGATTCGGACCATGGACTGGGGCGTGGCGTCCTGCTGCAAAACGGGAGTCCCTGACGTGATATTCGACCGCGGGGCCGTGGGGAAGGAGCCGATGATCCGAATCCTGGGGGAAAACCCCATCGAGGTCGCGAACAATATTATTAAACTATCAGGACGCATTATTTAA